A window of the Lolium perenne isolate Kyuss_39 chromosome 7, Kyuss_2.0, whole genome shotgun sequence genome harbors these coding sequences:
- the LOC139833945 gene encoding putative F-box protein At3g23260 has translation MAERCPVLPDDVIEDILARLPAKTVLRCQCLSHAWAATLSSDDFVDRHHRLANLHGAGGPRILVLQDSRPGYGARQEMHGWSPDHPAGAMLMEVPRPLSLGHRCPPRDCELRNDMDKLVPRLATQQCRGLVVLEATRAGTYYVFNPSTRQMAALPEGRATGCRHVKEAYHKYASLGIGYDALTRKHKVVRIYYRGSAKKLPESAGCEVYVVNSEGGLWRPSNSGVKEKPGGWVIQNKTSVFTQGHVHWLAKRRLDSPSEEMFILSFSLRSESFGTVPLPLGPQRSSPIKHHLTELGGRGLCLFTNELDNNWSTRNMHVWLFRGHEACTWDLHSRIDLTTLPPEAAKFMRNGEGIIPLALVDNGHRILLIQPHVRWTRSRRPSFQMCKYTHMTGDVENVLDHPGLFSNNRRMVLEHATVYEESIANPGQPHEDIIFAMSLVLRELSRYTLARLKLVCRSWRAMIESQDFDETRNKTPFGYMF, from the coding sequence ATGGCAGAGCGATGCCCGGTGCTCCCCGACGATGTCATCGAGGACATCTTGGCACGACTGCCGGCCAAGACGGTGCTCAGGTGCCAATGCCTCTCCCACGCCTGGGCCGCCACGCTCTCCTCGGATGACTTCGTCGACCGCCACCACCGTCTCGCCAATCTCCACGGCGCCGGCGGGCCCAGGATCCTCGTCCTGCAGGACTCGCGACCTGGCTACGGCGCACGACAGGAGATGCACGGGTGGTCGCCGGACCACCCGGCCGGCGCCATGCTCATGGAGGTCCCCCGCCCTCTCTCGCTTGGCCACCGCTGTCCGCCGCGCGACTGTGAGCTCAGGAACGACATGGACAAGCTAGTGCCGCGCCTCGCCACGCAGCAGTGCCGTGGCCTCGTCGTCCTCGAAGCCACGCGCGCAGGGACGTACTACGTGTTCAACCCATCCACGCGCCAAATGGCTGCCCTCCCCGAAGGCCGAGCCACGGGCTGCCGACATGTCAAAGAGGCTTACCATAAGTATGCGAGCTTAGGGATCGGATACGATGCGCTCACCAGGAAACACAAGGTTGTACGCATCTACTACCGCGGTTCTGCCAAGAAGCTTCCCGAATCTGCTGGATGTGAGGTCTATGTGGTCAACTCCGAGGGCGGTCTCTGGAGGCCATCAAACAGCGGTGTAAAGGAGAAACCTGGAGGTTGGGTGATCCAAAACAAAACGAGTGTATTTACGCAAGGGCACGTGCACTGGTTGGCCAAGCGCAGGCTCGACTCCCCGTCGGAAGAGATGTTCATCCTCTCCTTCTCTCTCAGAAGCGAGTCGTTTGGGACCGTGCCGCTCCCCCTCGGCCCACAGAGAAGTAGTCCTATCAAGCACCATTTGACGGAGCTCGGTGGACGCGGCCTATGCCTCTTCACGAATGAACTAGACAACAACTGGTCAACTCGAAACATGCATGTCTGGCTATTTCGCGGACATGAAGCATGCACGTGGGATCTACATAGTCGAATTGACCTGACGACGTTGCCGCCCGAGGCTGCTAAGTTCATGCGCAACGGGGAAGGAATCATCCCACTCGCCTTGGTTGACAACGGTCATCGCATTCTCCTCATACAACCACACGTCAGATGGACGAGAAGCCGTAGACCTAGCTTTCAGATGTGCAAGTACACACACATGACGGGCGATGTGGAGAACGTCCTAGACCACCCTGGCTTATTCTCTAACAACAGAAGAATGGTCTTAGAGCACGCCACAGTGTACGAGGAAAGCATTGCCAACCCCGGACAGCCGCATGAGGACATCATCTTTGCCATGTCGTTAGTGCTACGAGAACTGTCGAGATACACCCTTGCCAGGCTCAAACTTGTTTGCCGGAGCTGGCGCGCCATGATCGAGAGCCAGGACTTCGATGAAACACGTAACAAGACCCCTTTTGGTTACATGTTCTAA